In Oncorhynchus clarkii lewisi isolate Uvic-CL-2024 unplaced genomic scaffold, UVic_Ocla_1.0 unplaced_contig_12320_pilon_pilon, whole genome shotgun sequence, one genomic interval encodes:
- the LOC139404705 gene encoding transmembrane protein 60-like, giving the protein MSLAQRVLLTWIFTLAFLIMLVLKLDGKVHWNWFLTFLPVWIFDGILLLMLLVKMVARCKAGRDPRNGSQDLKKKAWYLASMLLKLGFCLTLCARLEKLTHIKLTFVCIPLWCMLLGAMVELGYNIFPERREA; this is encoded by the coding sequence ATGTCTCTCGCTCAGAGAGTCCTCCTCACCTGGATCTTCACCCTGGCCTTCCTCATCATGCTCGTCCTCAAACTAGATGGCAAAGTCCACTGGAACTGGTTCCTCACCTTTCTACCCGTGTGGATCTTCGACGGCATCCTCCTCCTCATGTTACTCGTCAAGATGGTCGCCAGGTGTAAAGCGGGACGCGACCCTCGTAACGGCTCCCAGGACCTGAAGAAGAAGGCCTGGTACCTGGCGTCCATGCTGCTGAAGCTGGGCTTCTGTCTGACGCTGTGCGCCCGGTTGGAGAAGCTTACCCATATCAAGCTCACCTTTGTGTGTATTCCTCTGTGGTGCATGTTGCTGGGAGCCATGGTGGAGCTGGGCTATAACATCTTCCCCGAgaggagagaggcgtga